From Solibaculum mannosilyticum:
CAAGGCGGAAGCCAATCCCCCTACCCGTCTCAAAAACAGCTGGCTTACCAAACCATTTGAAATGTTTGTGGATATGTTTGGCCTGCCGTCCTATCGGGAAATCGATCCCACGGGTTTTGTGGCCATTACGTATGCTATTCTATTCGGCATTATGTTTGGCGACTTTGGCCAAGGGCTACTGGTCATAGGCGTAGGCGCCTTCATGTGGAAGAAAATGAAGATGAAGTTAGGTCCTATCCTAATGCGCGTCGGTATTTTTTCTTCCCTGTTTGGTCTGATTTATGGTGAAGTTTTTGGCTTTGAGGGCGTTTTAGACGGCGTATATGAAAACCTCCTCGGCGTCGAACCCTTTAAGGTGATGGAGGGAGAACATATTATTATTATCCTCCTCTCGGCCGTCGGATTAGGCGTTTTAATGGCCATTGTCTCAATGATCCTCAATATCTACTCCGCTTTACGAAGACGGGATTTTGAAGCTGGATTGTTTGGTCCCAGCGGTGTTGCCGGTCTGGTATTTTATACTTCGCTGATTGTAGGTGCGCTGCTTCAAATGGTTCTGCAGATCCCGGTAATGAATGTGGCTTATATTCTTCTACTGATCGTTTTGCCGCTGTTTTGTATCTTCTTCCGCGGCCCGCTCAGTGATCTGATTTCCGGCAAGAAAAATTGGATGCCGGAACAAATTGGAGGGTACATCGTCGAGAACTTCTTTGAGATGTTTGAATTCCTCTTGAGCTACTTTACAAACACCCTCTCCTTTTTGCGCGTAGGCGCATTTGCGTTGGTGCACGCCGGTATGATGATGGTGGTCTTTACGATCGCCGGCCTATTTGGTCCTATCGGATACACAATAACTGCAATCATCGGCAATGTAATTGTGTCCGCACTGGAAGGATTGCTTGTCGGGATTCAGGTCCTCAGGCTGGAGTACTACGAAATGTTTAGCCGGTTCTATGAAGGTGGCGGACGTCCGTTCCGCACAGTCAAGAACCTACGTAATGTGGAGTAAGAAAGAAGCCTGTCCCCTACTTTCTGTTATATTAAGGAGGAAATGTTATGTACGTCGTATTTGCGCTGGTCGTGTTGGCCGCAGTGGCTATCCCATTTGTCCTTTCCCTGCGTAGTCTGAAGAAGACAGGCAGTGCCAGAAAGGCTGTAAAGGTTAATCTGATCGCGTTTGCCGCAGTGGCCCTGCTGTGTGCCGCTGCCCCGTTCATGGCTTCGGCCGCTCCCGCTGAGGATGCTGCTGCTCCTACTACCACCTCTTCGCAGACTGCTGAAGGTGGAATGTCGGACAAAGGCATTGGTTACATTGCCGCTGCTTTGGCAGTTGGTCTCTCCGGTATCGGCGGTGGTATCTCGGTAGCCGCTGCTGCACCTGCCGCTATCGGAGCCACTTCGGAGGATCAGAAGAACTTTGCAAAATCTTTGATCTTCGTTGCATTGGGTGAAGGTATTGCCCTTTACGGCTTGGTCGTCTCCATCTTGATCCTCTTTACCTAATATTGAAAACCAATCTGAGTTTGCAGGAAAGTCGGTGAACCCGTATGAAATTTCAGGTGATCAGCGACAACATCGATACCCTAGTCGGTATGCGTCTCGCTGGCATTGAGGGCGTCATCGCCCACGAGCCGGAAGAGGTGCAAAAAGCTTTGACAGAAGCGGTCGACGATCCTACCATTGGCGTGGTTTTAGTGACCCAAAGGCTTGTGAGCCTCTGCCCCGACTTGGTCTATGACATCAAGCTCAATCAGCACCGCCTATTGATTGTAGAGATTCCGGACCGCCACGGTTCAGGACGGGAAGAGGATTCCATTACCCGCTATGTCCGAGAAGCGATCGGCGTAAAGCTGTAGGACATTTTCCCCCGCCTTGCTGGGGATTCAAGGGAGGTTTTGCGTTATGGATATACAGCAGCAAGACGAAAAACTAAGCAAATTCATAGAAGCCATCAATAAGGATGCGGAAGATAGACGTTCCCGCATCCTGGCCGAAGTGGAAGAGTACAACAAAGCTGAAATGGAAAAGGCTGAGACGGAGGCTTTGACCGAAGCTTATCATATGATTCAGGAGCAGATGGCTCAAATGCGTACGTCCATCCGGCGTGAGCTCTCTCAAAAGGAGATTAGTCTGCATCGGGAAACCCTGATGCAGAGAGAGAACATCACAAAACGGGTGTTTGAGGAAGCCAAAAAGCATTTGACGGCATTTACGCAGTCGGCTGATTATGAGACTTTTTTGGTCAAAGCTGCATCCAATGCCAAATCGGTTTTTCCAAAAGGCGATATTATCCTCTCGATGCGCCCCA
This genomic window contains:
- a CDS encoding ATP synthase subunit C gives rise to the protein MYVVFALVVLAAVAIPFVLSLRSLKKTGSARKAVKVNLIAFAAVALLCAAAPFMASAAPAEDAAAPTTTSSQTAEGGMSDKGIGYIAAALAVGLSGIGGGISVAAAAPAAIGATSEDQKNFAKSLIFVALGEGIALYGLVVSILILFT
- a CDS encoding V-type ATP synthase subunit F codes for the protein MKFQVISDNIDTLVGMRLAGIEGVIAHEPEEVQKALTEAVDDPTIGVVLVTQRLVSLCPDLVYDIKLNQHRLLIVEIPDRHGSGREEDSITRYVREAIGVKL
- a CDS encoding V-type ATP synthase subunit E; this translates as MDIQQQDEKLSKFIEAINKDAEDRRSRILAEVEEYNKAEMEKAETEALTEAYHMIQEQMAQMRTSIRRELSQKEISLHRETLMQRENITKRVFEEAKKHLTAFTQSADYETFLVKAASNAKSVFPKGDIILSMRPSDMKFANMVAKVFEGRATVQEDESILLGGMRIRCQELGLVIDDTLDTRLNDQKAWFAQHSGLAVTAET
- a CDS encoding V-type ATP synthase subunit I encodes the protein MAVEKMMLVNLLGKMENFDRDVEVLVNEDFHPEKTMAFLDDTSGYTSINEENPYTQKLQLLSDLSKANSPPIDIEHREVTPMEISEIESYIDDVGTQFSVLASQQKTLQDAIARDQLYISQLEHFKELDTRLDQVFSSEFIKVRFGRIPRDSYPKLQAYASNPYLIFIPCSTDNTHYWGVYFCPQDHADKIDRIFSHLYFERLRVPGVNGTPREGIEKLQKAVKLNEKKLEEYRQKMKDLWQKERDQVEQIGAYLLHLSDIFNLKRCAAKHGGLYHVIGWIPAKRAKALKAHYDQLDDTQCIVDPPEDPDPIHPKAEANPPTRLKNSWLTKPFEMFVDMFGLPSYREIDPTGFVAITYAILFGIMFGDFGQGLLVIGVGAFMWKKMKMKLGPILMRVGIFSSLFGLIYGEVFGFEGVLDGVYENLLGVEPFKVMEGEHIIIILLSAVGLGVLMAIVSMILNIYSALRRRDFEAGLFGPSGVAGLVFYTSLIVGALLQMVLQIPVMNVAYILLLIVLPLFCIFFRGPLSDLISGKKNWMPEQIGGYIVENFFEMFEFLLSYFTNTLSFLRVGAFALVHAGMMMVVFTIAGLFGPIGYTITAIIGNVIVSALEGLLVGIQVLRLEYYEMFSRFYEGGGRPFRTVKNLRNVE